A single genomic interval of Zunongwangia sp. HGR-M22 harbors:
- a CDS encoding conjugal transfer protein TraK yields the protein MNYTKKSPYQNIYSVLRINRLVSICVSIGAFTACILSGFLVYKMHQEALHNAFAITESGQVIPLLWQERSEQLEIEAKAHLERFHYAFYGLTPDTYEDQLEKALWLGNSSVDEVYRQKKADGVYNRILQYALVQKVDSIKSTLDSQQAPYPFRTQVFFSIHRGNVKEHYLLTTSGKLLPVKRSFPRNPHGLMITEFYENRLQKRTNTENK from the coding sequence ATGAACTATACAAAAAAATCTCCGTATCAAAATATTTACTCCGTATTGCGTATCAATCGACTGGTTAGTATTTGTGTAAGTATTGGCGCATTTACGGCTTGCATCCTTTCCGGATTTTTGGTTTATAAAATGCACCAGGAAGCACTGCATAATGCCTTTGCAATTACTGAAAGTGGACAGGTAATTCCCTTGCTGTGGCAAGAACGAAGCGAGCAGTTGGAAATTGAAGCTAAAGCACATCTAGAGCGCTTTCATTATGCTTTTTATGGTCTGACTCCAGATACCTATGAGGATCAACTGGAAAAAGCATTATGGCTCGGAAATTCTTCAGTAGATGAAGTCTATAGACAGAAAAAAGCCGATGGTGTTTACAATCGCATCCTGCAATATGCACTGGTACAAAAGGTGGATAGTATAAAATCTACTTTGGATTCCCAGCAGGCTCCATATCCGTTCCGTACTCAGGTATTTTTTAGTATTCACCGTGGAAATGTCAAAGAGCACTATTTGCTTACGACCTCTGGTAAATTGTTGCCGGTAAAACGAAGTTTTCCCAGGAACCCTCATGGCCTTATGATTACAGAATTCTACGAAAACCGATTACAGAAAAGAACGAATACTGAAAATAAATAA
- the traM gene encoding conjugative transposon protein TraM, with protein MIKLDKKTIVFGSVLLCILLFTLAYTVLVWTEDTEEQTRDNVPKNPNIPALKDPQNDFNSRREAVDQLKEKKPSTVPSLYDEIEETPDSLPYESDNNEQQQKDQVNSIEEKQKQPGWTMDSWSFQEQEDTLSAAEIPSTAADNVSSEKRFNNDADSNAITKSWQQEIRLRQEALFSYNHVNTTIAKNTMISPIPVAVSKTQKVQSNSRVELYLLREIQFKGKVYPAFTPIYGFVSFGPNRVFLKITNIMADPVSLSAYDLQDGNEGIYVVNNFRAEASREILDDVIQDINIPSVPQVGGLKNLFRKHNRNIKVTIANHYRLLLKP; from the coding sequence ATGATAAAACTTGATAAAAAGACCATTGTTTTTGGATCGGTACTGCTTTGTATTTTATTATTTACTCTCGCCTACACGGTGTTGGTCTGGACAGAGGATACCGAAGAGCAAACTAGAGATAATGTACCAAAAAATCCAAATATACCGGCGCTAAAAGATCCGCAGAACGACTTTAATTCCAGAAGAGAAGCTGTGGATCAACTTAAAGAAAAGAAACCTTCCACTGTGCCCAGTCTATATGACGAGATTGAAGAGACTCCGGATTCTTTGCCTTATGAATCTGACAATAATGAGCAGCAGCAGAAAGATCAGGTTAACTCAATAGAAGAAAAGCAAAAGCAGCCGGGTTGGACTATGGATTCCTGGAGTTTTCAGGAGCAAGAGGATACGTTGAGTGCAGCTGAAATTCCTTCGACAGCAGCGGATAATGTTTCCTCGGAAAAAAGATTTAATAATGATGCTGATTCTAATGCCATAACAAAATCATGGCAACAGGAGATCAGGCTTCGTCAGGAAGCTTTGTTTAGCTATAATCATGTGAATACCACTATCGCAAAGAATACCATGATTTCACCTATACCTGTAGCGGTTTCCAAAACGCAGAAGGTACAATCCAATTCAAGAGTAGAGCTTTACCTGCTCCGGGAAATTCAATTTAAAGGAAAAGTATATCCTGCATTCACTCCAATTTATGGGTTTGTGAGTTTTGGTCCAAACCGGGTTTTCCTAAAAATAACAAATATAATGGCAGATCCCGTAAGCTTAAGCGCTTATGATCTGCAAGATGGTAATGAAGGGATTTATGTAGTAAATAACTTTCGAGCTGAAGCTTCTCGCGAAATATTAGATGATGTTATTCAAGATATTAATATCCCCTCCGTACCTCAGGTGGGGGGACTGAAAAATCTTTTCCGTAAGCATAATCGCAATATTAAAGTGACCATCGCAAATCATTATCGACTGCTTTTAAAACCCTAA